A single region of the Anomaloglossus baeobatrachus isolate aAnoBae1 chromosome 2, aAnoBae1.hap1, whole genome shotgun sequence genome encodes:
- the LOC142290534 gene encoding chymotrypsin-like elastase family member 1, translating to MTAAHCVDRSNTYRVVLGDHNLSVNEGTEQVISVSVIRIHANWNTNNVAAGFDIAIIHLSASATINTYVKLATLPADGAVLANNHACTISGWGRTSTGGSLPSILQQAPLPVVAHSTCSTSSYWGSTVKTSMVCAGGNGSQAGCNGDSGGPLNCSVGGVYQVHGVTSFVSSLGCNAYLKPTVFTRVSAYLSWINSNI from the exons ATGACCGCTGCTCACTGTGTAGACAG ATCCAACACCTACCGTGTAGTCTTGGGAGATCACAACCTGAGCGTGAATGAAGGCACCGAACAGGTAATCTCAGTGTCAGTGATTCGTATCCACGCAAACTGGAACACCAACAATGTAGCTGCTGG TTTTGATATTGCCATCATTCATCTGTCAGCAAGTGCTACCATAAACACCTATGTTAAACTGGCTACACTGCCAGCAGATGGTGCTGTCCTTGCCAACAACCACGCTTGCACCATTTCAGGATGGGGAAGAACCAGCA CTGGTGGTTCTCTGCCATCCATCCTCCAGCAGGCCCCTCTGCCCGTCGTAGCCCACTCCACCTGCTCTACCAGCTCCTACTGGGGCAGCACTGTTAAGACTTCCATGGTGTGTGCCGGTGGTAACGGATCCCAGGCCGGATGCAAT GGTGATTCTGGTGGACCTCTGAACTGCTCCGTTGGTGGTGTCTACCAAGTCCATGGTGTAACCAGCTTTGTGTCTTCCCTTGGATGCAATGCTTACCTGAAACCCACAGTGTTCACCAGAGTGTCTGCATACCTTTCCTGGATCAACAGC